GCAGGGCGCGCCGAAGGCGCTGTTCACCTCCTTCGCGCTGCACCTGGACACGACCGGCGGCACGGAGTACTCGGCGGACTATCCGGGGTATCTGCAGCGGGCCCTGCGCGAACATTTCGGCCCTGACCTCCTCTCTATTTTCGGCACAGGCACGTGCGGCGACATCAATCACGTCGATGTAAGCCACAATGAGCCGCAGAAGGGCCTGAGCGAGCCGGAACGTATCGGCACGGCGCTGGCCGGGGCCGTGGTCGCGGCGGAGCCGGGCCTGGCCGACACGCCGCAGCCGCAACTCGGCATCGCGCGCATCGTCGTCGAAGCCCCGAAACGGCCCTGGACCGAAGAGGAACTGGCCGCCGCCCGCGAGACTGTCAGGCACCTGAGCGAAGGCAAGACGCCGTTCCTGGATGACGTGCATGCGCGCCGGGTAGTACATGTCGCGACCGCGCCCGGCGACACCATCCCCCTCGACGTGCAGGTGCTTCGCCTCAGCGAGGACGCCGCTATCGTCTTCCTGCCGGGCGAAGTCTTTGTCGAGTTGGGGCTCCATATCAAGCGGTCGTCGCCCTTCGCCACCACGCTTGTGGTCGAGTTGGCAAACTCTTATCCTTCGTACATCCCCACGGCGCAGGGGTTCGCCGAAGGCAGCTACGAGACCGTCAGCGCGCGTGTTCCCCCCGGCTGGGGCGAAGAGATGGCGGAGGCCGCCCGGCGGCTGCTATATCAATTGAAGTACCCCGCGCCGGCGCAGTAAGGCGGCACCACCACCGTGAGGTGCAGGTCATGGCGTGGCTGCGCAGTTGGATCTACGGCGTGTTTTGCCGCGCGGGCGGCACAACCTTGGAGACCCTGAACGTGATGGAAATAACGACCCTGGAAGCATTGCGGGCGGCTTTGGAGAAGACGGGCTCCGGCGTGGCCGCGATTTTCAAGCACAGCACACGCTGTCCCATTTCCGCCGCCGCGTACCGTGAGGTAACCGCGTACCTGGAGAAAGCCGGACCCGACGCCCCGCCGTTCTATCTGGTCAAGGTTATCGAGTCCCGCCCGGTTTCTAACGAGGCCGCCGCACGCCTGGGAGTTGCCCATCAGTCCCCGCAAGTCATCCTGCTGAGTGGCGGACAGCCGTACTGGAATGCATCCCATGGCGGGATTACCGCCGCCGCGATTTCCGGAGCGGTCGATAAGTTAAGACATTGATTTCATTAGACTTACAGATATTGCCGCAGAGACTTGCATTTTCAAGAGAATATGGTACAATATGGGTGAGCACAGGCTTCGGCCCCCGACAGTTGAGGTGAACACACACTCATAGACGATCATTCTCCAACCCCTCGTTCATACTGCCTTTCATCTCTCTGTGCCTCCTGTCGGGGGCATCTTCTTTTTTGAGGCTGGTTGGAGGACAGTTCGGCGTCTCGTTACGCCGTTTTCCTGGTCCTCACCACGTCCGCTGTACCACCCGGAATACGGCCTGCCCCGCCGTGCCGGACAGCAGGTCGCGCGCCGTAGCCACGTAATGGCCTGTGCGTTCGTTGCGCGCAAGCGGGATGAAACCCTCGCCCCGGCCCCCTTCGCACCGGACGTTTACCGCGTAATACTTGAGTTCCTCCCCCTGCATGGTCTCGAGCGTCACCCGGACCAGATGGGTTCCGCACACGCCGCCCCGCGCTTTCACGCGAATCTGAAACACCAGCCGTTCCCCCTGCGCCACGGTATCGGCCGCGATGAGTTCCAGCGCCCCCACCTCGTAAGGCAACCGGGCAAACAGCGCCGCCTCGCCGCGCCCGAGATGGAACCGCGCGCGCCTTCCAGGAACGGGCAGACGCGCCAGCAGGTCATAGACCGTATCACCCTTCTCGAAATCGAGGCGCACGGTCATCTCTTCCGGTCCGGAGTCCGGCGCGCGCACGGCCAGCAGCAAGTCTGCATCTCCGAAACGGTATCGGCGCCGCTCGCCGGGCAGCCACCCATCCTCCGGGACGGCAAGCGCTACGTCCGGCGCGATACCCGCATCAGCAAGCGCCTGACGCAGAAGCGCGTACACGCCATGCGTCAACGCCGGGTCGCCGTCCTCCGCCACAGCGGGAAACGGGTGGTTCAAGACAAGCCGAATACCCTGGGGCGTATCCAGCCGCAGCCAAATGGGCACATCGCCCGCCGCGCTTCCCGCCCGCGCCGTAACCGCAGCCAGCCGCGCGTCGGCAACGGTCCTGCCTGTGGCGGGGCCCGCCGGCTCCCGCCCGGGAACGGCCACGGGCGCGGCAGCGGGTTCCGGCGGGATGGCGTTCGGCGCGTACTTCACGCCGAACAAATCCGCCAGCGGTGGCGCGTCCCGTTCCACGCCGTGCGCATCCAGAACGCCGGGCAGCAGGTCCGCAATCACGTGCCCCCCTCGTTCCGCGAAGCCGGTTATGGCTTCGACTTCCTTGCCGTCAAGCGCCCGCGCCATGGGCAAGACCAGCAGCGCGTACGCCGCGAGCCCGTCTGCCGTCGCGTCCTCCCCCGCGATGATATCGAAACCGACGCCCGAACCCTCCAGGAAACAGATAATCCGCTGCTGCGCGTCGTTGTACCGCGCGCCACAATCCGGCCCGGCAGCGTCGCAATACAGGCTGGCGCGCGAATCGTAGACGGCCACGCGCGCCTGCGCCGGAACCGCGCTCAGCAGCAGCGTGTCCAGTCCTTCGCCTACCGTGTCATACGCGGCGGAAAAGGCATCGAAAAACGCGGCGGGCCGTCCGTCCGGCAACAGCGCCGCCTGCGGCGCCCCGTGAAACGCATTGCCGAACGGCTCCAGAAACCAGACGCCATCGCAGCCGTTTGCGGCCGCGTGCCACGGCAACCAGCGCGCGCGCTCCGGCGACAACGGCGCATCCCCGTTGATTGCCAGCGCGAACCGCCCGCCCGTCTTCCCAAAGGAACGCAGTTTGGCTTCCAGCGCCGCGTCCGGGCTCACGGCGATCCAGTCCATGGCGCGCGCCAGCGCAGCCCAGTGATAGCCTCGCATGCAGGGGTCGTCCTGCCGTGCTCGGAAACCTGTCCGGGCCTGTGCATCGGCCCCGAGTATGGCATCGCGCATGACGTTCATGTAGGCGCTGAAGACGCCGTCCATGAACATTCGAAAATCGGCCCACGATGCGGGATGTCCGGAATGTAACGCCTCCTCCCGGGGGGACGGTCGCACTTCCACCCATTCGGCAAAACCCGTGCCCCAGGCACTGTTCAGGCCCTCAAGCCCGCCGTAGCCCTCCTTGAGCCGCGCCCGAAACGCGTCCAGACAATGCGCGCACTGACAGATATTCTCGTCGCTCGCGCACAGATAGGCGGGGTTCCCCAGCGAGTAGTCCAGCACGCCGTCCCCGCGATAGCGCTGCACGGCTTCCGTCACACGCTTGCTCTCAATCGCAGTGTGGCTCGGGTCGCTTAAACAGGGAACGCGCACCAGTCCTTCCTCCGCCCGCTCCGCGGCAACGTGTCCCGCCGCCGCGATGGGCCGCAGGTTCATGCGCGTCAGGTGCCGGTGCGCGGCCGCGCCCGCCTCCGTATAGACAGAGTCAAACCCGGCGTGCGCCAGCGCGTCCAGCAGATGCCGCGCGTTGTATTCGTAGGCGTTCGGCGTCACGGCCGTCAGATGCAGCTTGTGCGGCAGCCGCGCCTGCCGCACGGGAAGCACGCGCACCTCCGCCGCCGCCATGTTCAACTCCCAATCTTCGAAGGTGTGCATTTCACCGGGCACGGCGTACACCTCGACGCGCACACTCGGCGTGATCAGGTCGGCAAACGGAAGCGACAACACGACTTCGCCGCCGCCTTCGGGCGCCGGCATGGCGCTATCCGCCACGAGCCGCCCCACTGCGTCTATGGCGCGCGCATAGATTGCCAAAGGGCGCGCCGCCCCATAGAAAGTCTGCGTCTCCAGCGCGATTTCCAGGTTGTCGTGGGGTAGCAGGATGGACTTGGAAAGACGCAGGTTCGTGAAAGAGGGCCAGCCCGTGACCTCGACCGGTTCCGTATGCCACAAAACGACGCCGCGCCGCCCGTGCAGCTGGATATCGAGCAAGTAGCGGCCGGGCCCGGCCAGCACCTCCGCGGTATAGCTGTCCGCGCCTTTTTTCAATTCCGGCAAGTCGTCGTAGACCACACGCAAGCCGCGGTTCGGGTCGCGCAATTGCACGGTTACGCCGTAGTCCCGCTCCGCGGGCTCAGCAAAACGGGCCTGAAATGTGCGAATGGGCGATTGTACCACCGTGTCGCGCATGGTCTGCACGAACTCCGGCGGCAGGTCCGGCGGGATTTCCTCCGGTGGCGGCCCCTGCGGCGCCATAGCAATCACCTGCGTTACGCGCATGACGGAATCACGGCCAGCAGCCCAACACACCGCGCGCGCAACAAGCGAGAAGTAGGAATCCAGAAACTCCGGCACGGCATGGACCGGATTGGCCAGCGCAGGCAGCAGGCAATGGGTTGCGGGCTTGTCCTCGCGAAACGGGAGCAACACGACGCGACCGTCGCCATAGGTGGCCGCCCGCACAAAGTCCAGTCCGCCGTGCCACTCGGGCGTAACGGACTCCCCTATGCCGCCGGTAATCGGACTGGTATCCTCCACCGGTTTGAGCGCTTCAAGAAACGTCTCGAAGACGATTCCCGCCGCTTCATCGTGATTGGCCAGCACCAGTCCCGCGCCCCCCGCTACCGCGCGGAACAAGACGCTTTGCGTTTCCACCGGCAGGGTGTTCAAATCGACATTACCCACAATGATGACGTCGAGCGGCTCCCGCAGCGCGCGGTCCAGCCGCGCCAGCACCTCACCGGCCGACGCGCCCGGCGCCTGTTCCTCGGCGAGACTCGCGTCACAGCCCGGATGGCCGCGGTCCCAAACACCGACAACTTCCAGGCTTAGTTCGAGCCGCTGCGACAGTTCCATTGCGTCCCGCAGCGTATAGCGCGGCGCGACGAGCAGGCCCCGGATGGGGCCGTCTTCCAACGGCTTGGCCCACAGCACGTGGGACGTCGCAAACGCGCCCTCGAAATCGAAAGCGGGCGCGTCGATACGTTCCTTGGCGCAAGCGTGACAGAGAACGCAAACGGAAAGCACAACCACCATGCGGCAAGACAACATCATGAAACCGCTCCAACCACCTGCGGACTTCGGAACCCGCGCATGAATGCCCTCAACCGGACCATGCAGCGGATATCCTTGCGTCGGGAAGAGTGTACCAGAAATCCCTCTGCTCCCCGCATGCCATCGATCGCTTGGAGCTGCTCTTTGCCTGCACGTGGGAACCCGAGTATACTGCCGCATTCAAGGCTGCATACACAGAAAGGGAGCATCATGAAGTTCAAAGCGGAAGGCATCATCTCTGCAATGGTCACGCCGTTTACCAAGGGCGGTGAATACGTCGATTTCGACAAGGCCGGTCCGCTCGCCGAATGGCTTGTGAAGCGCGGCGCGTCCGGCCTGTTCCCGTGCGGCACCACCGGCGAAGGGTTGCTCATGACCCCCGAAGAGCGCAAGACCGTCGCCGAGGAAGTCGTGCAAGCGGTGGGCAAGAAGGCCCTGGTCATCATACAGACCGGCGCGCTGGACACGGCCACCACCATCGAATTGACGCGGCACGCCCAGGAAATCGGCGCGCACGCGGCGGGCGTTGTCGCGCCCGGCTTCTACGGTTACGACGACGCGGCGCTGGAACTCTTCTACCGCTCCGTCGCGAAGGCGGTGCCCGGGTTCCCCGTGCTGCTCTACAATATTCCCGGCTGCGCGAAGAATTATCTCAAGCCCGACCTCATCGCCAAGCTCGCGGAAATCGACAACATCGTTGGCGTGAAAGACAGCACCTGCGACATGATTCAGCTTACGCAATTGCTCAGCGCCGTGCCGAAGGATTTCAACGTCATCAACGGCGTCGATGACTACGGCTATCAAGCGTTCCTGGCGGGCGCCAAGGCAGCCGTTTCAGGGACCTCGAACGCCGTCATCGACCTGTACCTGGGCGTTTACACGAACCTGAAGAAGGGCAACTTGAAACAGGCGTGGTCGTGGCAGGTCCGGCAGTCGGAAGCGTGCCGCATCTTTGAATACGGGCGCATGAGTTCGATGGTCAAGGAAGGGATGCGCTTGCGCGGTTTCGACGCGGGTTATGTGCGCCCGCCGCAGCGGGAATTGACCAATGCGGAGAAAAAGGCGCTCGCGAAGCGGATGGAAAAAGCCGGGTTGATTTGACCGCTTGCCGCGCGCCCGTTTTTCGGGACGCCCTGCTGACGCGCCGGAGCAGACGGAGCAGCCGCCGCGCCGAAGGACGCACAAAAAACGGAGGAACTGCACATGGCAGCCGCTCCCGCGGGAATTGGCGGAACTCAGAAACGCAGTGTCCGGCCGCGTACAGGTCTGCTCGTTTTCGTTCTTGCCGTGCCGGCGCTTTTGCAGGGCGCTGCCGCGCTGGCGGATGCGCGGGGCGGCATCTTCTATGAGCGCATTTTCGGCCCCGAGATTCCGGGCGAATACAAACACCCCGCATCCATCGCGGAACTCGATACCGGCGACCTGTATCTCGCTTATTACGGCGGCTCAGGCGAGTACGGAATGGATACGAAGGTCTACGGCGCACGGCTGAGCCCCGGCGCCGCACAATGGACCGCGCCAGAACCAATCGCGGACACGCCGTGGCGCTCGGAAGGCAATCCGGTCGTTTTCCAGGCGCCCGGCGGCCTGGTCTGGCTGTTTTATGTGGTCCGCTACGGCGACACGTGGTCGGATTCGCGCATCCACGCGAAAATCTCGGAGGACGGCGCGAAGACCTGGTCCGATTCTATGCTGATCGCCGACGAGAAGGGCATGATGGTGCGCGGCAAGCCCCTCGTCCTGAACAATGGCGACTACCTCCTGCCTGTCTACCATGAGACTGGCCACGACCGCGAGAGGGTAGGCTCGGACACCGTCTCGTTCTTCCTGCGGTACGACCCGAAGACGCGCGTGTGGTCCGAATCGTCCCGCATCCGCTCGCGCACCGGAAATCTCCAACCTGCGCCCGCACAGGTCACGGACGATTACCTCCTCTGTTTCTGCCGGCGCGGCGGCGGGTACGAGCCCGTCACGGACGGCTTCGTGGTCCGGTCGGAGTCGCACGACGGCGGGCGCACCTGGAGTGAGGGCGTCGATACCGAATTCCCAAATCCGAATGCCGCGGTCGACTTGCTCAAGCTGCAAAACGGCCATCTGCTGCTCGTCTACAATGACAGCATGACTGACCGCACCCCCTTGACTGTCGCCCTGTCCACCGATGACGGAGAGACTTGGCCGTTCAAGCGGGACATCGCCACCGGACCGCTCGATTACGCGTATCCGTACGCGATTCAGGCCCGCGACGGCAAGATT
Above is a window of Candidatus Hydrogenedentota bacterium DNA encoding:
- a CDS encoding neutral/alkaline non-lysosomal ceramidase N-terminal domain-containing protein, with the protein product MRYLLGTLLVFLLFAAATSAQETPRPDPLLAGFAAADITPPLGLRMSGYFSERLATAIKDPLYAKVMALRQGDTTAVVVCCDLLDMDAALTRDVRARAEAELGIPAGHVVLTATHTHTGPLYGDVQRFFLDDPNTPPDPVMEQTAVYETDLRDRIVAAIGEAIAGAQPVQMRRGAGQIEGIAFNRRFYMKDGTVRFNPGKLNPEIVRVAGPTDLEVGVIAFGDGQGAPKALFTSFALHLDTTGGTEYSADYPGYLQRALREHFGPDLLSIFGTGTCGDINHVDVSHNEPQKGLSEPERIGTALAGAVVAAEPGLADTPQPQLGIARIVVEAPKRPWTEEELAAARETVRHLSEGKTPFLDDVHARRVVHVATAPGDTIPLDVQVLRLSEDAAIVFLPGEVFVELGLHIKRSSPFATTLVVELANSYPSYIPTAQGFAEGSYETVSARVPPGWGEEMAEAARRLLYQLKYPAPAQ
- the ytxJ gene encoding bacillithiol system redox-active protein YtxJ, which produces MEITTLEALRAALEKTGSGVAAIFKHSTRCPISAAAYREVTAYLEKAGPDAPPFYLVKVIESRPVSNEAAARLGVAHQSPQVILLSGGQPYWNASHGGITAAAISGAVDKLRH
- a CDS encoding beta-galactosidase, producing MMLSCRMVVVLSVCVLCHACAKERIDAPAFDFEGAFATSHVLWAKPLEDGPIRGLLVAPRYTLRDAMELSQRLELSLEVVGVWDRGHPGCDASLAEEQAPGASAGEVLARLDRALREPLDVIIVGNVDLNTLPVETQSVLFRAVAGGAGLVLANHDEAAGIVFETFLEALKPVEDTSPITGGIGESVTPEWHGGLDFVRAATYGDGRVVLLPFREDKPATHCLLPALANPVHAVPEFLDSYFSLVARAVCWAAGRDSVMRVTQVIAMAPQGPPPEEIPPDLPPEFVQTMRDTVVQSPIRTFQARFAEPAERDYGVTVQLRDPNRGLRVVYDDLPELKKGADSYTAEVLAGPGRYLLDIQLHGRRGVVLWHTEPVEVTGWPSFTNLRLSKSILLPHDNLEIALETQTFYGAARPLAIYARAIDAVGRLVADSAMPAPEGGGEVVLSLPFADLITPSVRVEVYAVPGEMHTFEDWELNMAAAEVRVLPVRQARLPHKLHLTAVTPNAYEYNARHLLDALAHAGFDSVYTEAGAAAHRHLTRMNLRPIAAAGHVAAERAEEGLVRVPCLSDPSHTAIESKRVTEAVQRYRGDGVLDYSLGNPAYLCASDENICQCAHCLDAFRARLKEGYGGLEGLNSAWGTGFAEWVEVRPSPREEALHSGHPASWADFRMFMDGVFSAYMNVMRDAILGADAQARTGFRARQDDPCMRGYHWAALARAMDWIAVSPDAALEAKLRSFGKTGGRFALAINGDAPLSPERARWLPWHAAANGCDGVWFLEPFGNAFHGAPQAALLPDGRPAAFFDAFSAAYDTVGEGLDTLLLSAVPAQARVAVYDSRASLYCDAAGPDCGARYNDAQQRIICFLEGSGVGFDIIAGEDATADGLAAYALLVLPMARALDGKEVEAITGFAERGGHVIADLLPGVLDAHGVERDAPPLADLFGVKYAPNAIPPEPAAAPVAVPGREPAGPATGRTVADARLAAVTARAGSAAGDVPIWLRLDTPQGIRLVLNHPFPAVAEDGDPALTHGVYALLRQALADAGIAPDVALAVPEDGWLPGERRRYRFGDADLLLAVRAPDSGPEEMTVRLDFEKGDTVYDLLARLPVPGRRARFHLGRGEAALFARLPYEVGALELIAADTVAQGERLVFQIRVKARGGVCGTHLVRVTLETMQGEELKYYAVNVRCEGGRGEGFIPLARNERTGHYVATARDLLSGTAGQAVFRVVQRTW
- a CDS encoding dihydrodipicolinate synthase family protein; translated protein: MKFKAEGIISAMVTPFTKGGEYVDFDKAGPLAEWLVKRGASGLFPCGTTGEGLLMTPEERKTVAEEVVQAVGKKALVIIQTGALDTATTIELTRHAQEIGAHAAGVVAPGFYGYDDAALELFYRSVAKAVPGFPVLLYNIPGCAKNYLKPDLIAKLAEIDNIVGVKDSTCDMIQLTQLLSAVPKDFNVINGVDDYGYQAFLAGAKAAVSGTSNAVIDLYLGVYTNLKKGNLKQAWSWQVRQSEACRIFEYGRMSSMVKEGMRLRGFDAGYVRPPQRELTNAEKKALAKRMEKAGLI
- a CDS encoding exo-alpha-sialidase, giving the protein MAAAPAGIGGTQKRSVRPRTGLLVFVLAVPALLQGAAALADARGGIFYERIFGPEIPGEYKHPASIAELDTGDLYLAYYGGSGEYGMDTKVYGARLSPGAAQWTAPEPIADTPWRSEGNPVVFQAPGGLVWLFYVVRYGDTWSDSRIHAKISEDGAKTWSDSMLIADEKGMMVRGKPLVLNNGDYLLPVYHETGHDRERVGSDTVSFFLRYDPKTRVWSESSRIRSRTGNLQPAPAQVTDDYLLCFCRRGGGYEPVTDGFVVRSESHDGGRTWSEGVDTEFPNPNAAVDLLKLQNGHLLLVYNDSMTDRTPLTVALSTDDGETWPFKRDIATGPLDYAYPYAIQARDGKIHLVYTSHERTVVNRAVFEESALREAPK